One Chromobacterium paludis genomic window carries:
- a CDS encoding dihydroneopterin aldolase: protein MDIIFLREVRADTVIGVYDWERTAAQTIEIDLEIGIPSDTPCHSDNIGDTIHYGVVVERLRQSLQEQHFLLLEALAEHIAKMVREEFGAPWVRVAVTKLGILPGVKRVGVQIERGHRPH from the coding sequence ATGGACATCATATTCCTGCGCGAAGTGCGCGCCGACACGGTAATCGGCGTGTACGACTGGGAGCGCACCGCCGCCCAGACCATAGAAATCGACCTGGAAATCGGCATTCCCAGCGACACGCCCTGCCATAGCGACAATATCGGCGACACCATACACTACGGCGTGGTGGTGGAGCGGCTGCGCCAGTCGCTGCAGGAGCAGCACTTCTTGCTGCTGGAAGCCTTGGCCGAGCACATCGCCAAAATGGTGCGCGAGGAATTCGGCGCGCCCTGGGTCCGCGTGGCGGTCACCAAGCTGGGCATCCTGCCCGGCGTCAAGCGCGTGGGTGTGCAGATAGAACGCGGCCACCGGCCGCATTGA
- the deoA gene encoding thymidine phosphorylase codes for MFLPQEIIRRKRDGLMLSQEEIQQFVAGITDNSVADSQIAALAMAIYFNGMELEENVHLALAMRDSGRRMHWKDLNLPGPIVDKHSTGGVGDVVSLMLGPMVAACGGFVPMISGRGLGHTGGTLDKLSAVPGYNPFPDPELFRKVVKEVGVAIIGQTSDLAPADRRFYATRDVTATVESIALITASILSKKLAAGLDVLVMDVKAGSGAFMPTMQKSIELAERIVKVGNGAGVATTALITEMSQPLASTAGNSIETREAVRYLKGDERNPRLHEVTMALCAQMLIGGKLASDEADARAKLQAGLDSGRAAEIFGRMVTALGGPADFLENYDRHLAPAPIVRPVYADKAGFIGAMDTRGIGMAVCALGGGRRLATDVLDFRVGLSQFVELGQNISKDTPLMMIHAADEASFEDAARRVKAAIRIDEIAPATLPQVYQIIRGE; via the coding sequence ATGTTTTTGCCGCAAGAAATCATCCGTAGAAAACGCGACGGCCTGATGCTGTCGCAAGAAGAAATCCAACAATTCGTCGCCGGCATCACCGACAACAGCGTGGCGGACAGCCAGATCGCCGCGCTGGCGATGGCCATCTACTTCAACGGCATGGAGCTGGAGGAGAACGTGCACCTGGCGCTGGCCATGCGCGACTCCGGCCGCCGCATGCACTGGAAAGACCTGAACCTGCCGGGCCCCATCGTGGACAAGCACTCCACCGGCGGCGTGGGCGACGTGGTGTCGCTGATGCTCGGGCCCATGGTCGCCGCCTGCGGCGGCTTCGTGCCGATGATTTCCGGCCGCGGCCTGGGCCACACCGGCGGCACGCTGGACAAGCTGTCCGCGGTGCCGGGCTATAACCCCTTCCCGGACCCGGAACTGTTCCGCAAGGTGGTGAAGGAAGTGGGCGTGGCCATCATCGGCCAGACTTCCGACCTCGCCCCGGCCGACCGCCGCTTCTACGCCACTCGCGACGTGACCGCCACCGTCGAATCCATCGCGCTGATCACCGCCTCCATCCTGTCCAAGAAGCTGGCGGCGGGCCTGGACGTGCTGGTGATGGACGTGAAGGCTGGCAGCGGCGCCTTCATGCCGACCATGCAGAAGTCCATCGAGCTGGCCGAGCGCATCGTCAAGGTGGGCAACGGCGCCGGCGTGGCCACCACCGCGCTGATCACCGAAATGAGCCAGCCGCTGGCGTCCACCGCCGGCAACAGCATCGAAACCCGCGAGGCCGTGCGTTACCTGAAGGGCGACGAGCGCAACCCGCGCCTGCACGAAGTGACCATGGCGCTGTGCGCGCAGATGCTGATCGGCGGCAAGCTGGCCAGCGACGAGGCCGACGCCCGCGCCAAGCTGCAAGCGGGGCTGGACTCCGGCCGCGCCGCGGAAATCTTCGGCCGCATGGTGACCGCCCTGGGCGGCCCGGCCGACTTCCTGGAAAACTACGACCGCCACTTGGCGCCGGCGCCCATCGTGCGTCCGGTGTACGCCGATAAGGCCGGTTTCATCGGCGCGATGGACACCCGCGGCATCGGCATGGCGGTATGCGCGCTGGGCGGCGGCCGCCGTCTGGCCACCGATGTGCTGGATTTCCGCGTGGGACTGTCGCAGTTCGTAGAACTGGGCCAAAATATCAGTAAAGACACCCCGCTCATGATGATCCACGCCGCCGACGAGGCGAGCTTCGAAGACGCGGCGCGTCGGGTCAAGGCAGCCATCCGCATCGATGAAATCGCGCCGGCCACGCTGCCGCAGGTCTATCAGATCATCCGTGGCGAATAA
- the argC gene encoding N-acetyl-gamma-glutamyl-phosphate reductase → MIKVGIVGGTGYTGVELLRLLARHPQARVTAVTSRKDAGIRVDEMFPSLRGRVDLTFSTPDEARLAECDVVFFATPNGIAMQEAVALLDAGVRVIDLAADFRIKDVFEWEKWYGMKHAAPHLIADAVYGLPEVNREAIRDARLVANPGCYPTAVQLGFLPLIEAGVVDASSLIADCKSGVSGAGRKGEIGALLAEAGDSFKAYGVAGHRHLPEIRQGLAHIGGKPVGLTFVPHLTPMIRGIHATLYARLSKDVDLQQLFEARYANEGFVDVLPAGSHPETRSVRGANLCRIAVHRPQDGDTVVVLSVIDNLVKGAAGQAVQNMNLMFGLPELDGLDVVPLMP, encoded by the coding sequence ATGATCAAGGTGGGCATCGTCGGGGGCACCGGATATACCGGGGTGGAATTGTTGCGCTTGCTGGCCAGGCACCCGCAAGCCCGCGTGACGGCGGTGACCTCGCGCAAGGATGCCGGCATCCGCGTGGACGAGATGTTTCCCAGCCTACGCGGCCGTGTCGATCTGACTTTCAGCACGCCCGATGAGGCCCGGCTGGCGGAGTGCGACGTGGTGTTCTTCGCCACGCCCAACGGCATCGCCATGCAGGAGGCTGTCGCCTTGCTCGACGCCGGCGTGCGCGTGATCGACCTGGCGGCGGACTTCCGCATCAAGGACGTGTTCGAGTGGGAAAAGTGGTATGGCATGAAGCATGCCGCGCCGCATCTTATCGCCGACGCGGTGTACGGCCTGCCCGAAGTGAACCGCGAAGCTATCCGCGACGCCCGCCTGGTGGCCAATCCGGGATGCTATCCGACGGCGGTGCAACTGGGTTTCCTGCCGCTGATCGAGGCCGGCGTCGTTGATGCTTCCAGCCTGATCGCGGACTGCAAGTCCGGCGTGTCCGGCGCCGGGCGCAAGGGCGAGATCGGCGCCTTGCTGGCCGAGGCGGGTGATTCCTTCAAGGCCTATGGTGTGGCCGGCCACCGTCACCTGCCGGAAATCCGCCAGGGCCTGGCGCATATCGGCGGCAAGCCGGTGGGCCTGACCTTTGTCCCGCACCTGACGCCGATGATACGCGGCATCCACGCCACGCTGTATGCCCGGCTGAGCAAGGACGTGGACTTGCAGCAGCTATTCGAGGCCCGTTACGCCAATGAGGGTTTCGTCGACGTGCTGCCGGCCGGCAGCCATCCGGAAACGCGCTCGGTGCGCGGAGCCAATCTGTGCCGCATCGCCGTGCACCGGCCGCAAGACGGCGACACCGTGGTGGTGTTGTCGGTGATAGACAATCTGGTCAAGGGGGCGGCCGGCCAGGCGGTGCAGAACATGAATTTGATGTTCGGTCTGCCTGAGCTGGATGGTCTGGATGTCGTGCCCTTGATGCCGTGA
- the rpsI gene encoding 30S ribosomal protein S9, whose protein sequence is MNGKYYYGTGRRKSSVARVFMQKGSGQIIVNGKPVDEYFARETGRMVIRQPLALTENLESFDIKVNVVGGGETGQAGAIRHGITRALIDFDAALKSALSAAGYVTRDAREVERKKVGLRKARRAKQFSKR, encoded by the coding sequence ATGAACGGTAAATACTACTACGGCACCGGCCGTCGCAAGAGCTCCGTTGCTCGCGTGTTCATGCAAAAAGGTTCCGGCCAAATCATCGTTAACGGCAAGCCGGTTGACGAGTATTTTGCCCGTGAAACTGGTCGCATGGTGATCCGCCAGCCGCTGGCCCTGACCGAAAACCTCGAATCCTTCGACATCAAGGTGAACGTGGTTGGCGGCGGTGAAACCGGCCAAGCCGGCGCCATCCGTCACGGCATCACCCGCGCCCTGATCGACTTCGACGCCGCTCTGAAGTCCGCTCTGTCGGCTGCTGGTTACGTGACCCGCGACGCCCGCGAAGTTGAACGTAAGAAGGTCGGCCTGCGCAAAGCTCGCCGCGCCAAGCAGTTCTCCAAGCGTTAA
- a CDS encoding D-amino acid dehydrogenase has product MRVAVLGAGVVGVSTAWFLARMGHEVVVVERACGAARETSFANGGQLSVSQSEPWANPRAPWQVLRWLWRDDAPLLFRPRLDPAQWRWIMDFLCECLPGRDHRNMRQMVALGLYSRDAMRQLREETGIAYRRLSRGILTLHYSAGQLAQAERTAARMRQAGVDKRILMPDQLLALEPALEPVLPQLAGASWCPDDESGDVHLFTRGVAEAAAGLGVAFRYNTRVNALDLVDGAIGGVSVTGPDGAYDRITADAYVLALGSHSPLLTAPLGLRLPIYPAKGYSATVPIKSIASAPMVSITDEAHKLVFSRLGDELRIAGTAELSGYCSSLNLTRCEALLRRGRALFPEACAWERARFWSGLRPATPGNVPLIGKSGIGRLYLNTGHGTLGWTEAAGSGRALAEIISGLRPQLDFAFRGL; this is encoded by the coding sequence ATGCGAGTGGCGGTACTCGGAGCCGGCGTGGTAGGGGTGTCCACGGCCTGGTTCCTGGCCAGAATGGGCCATGAGGTGGTGGTGGTGGAGAGGGCTTGCGGCGCGGCGCGCGAAACCAGCTTTGCCAACGGCGGCCAGCTGTCGGTCAGCCAGTCCGAACCCTGGGCCAATCCGCGCGCGCCCTGGCAGGTGCTGCGCTGGCTGTGGCGCGACGACGCCCCCTTGTTGTTCCGTCCCCGCCTGGACCCGGCGCAATGGCGCTGGATAATGGATTTTCTGTGTGAATGCCTGCCGGGACGCGACCACCGCAATATGCGGCAGATGGTGGCGCTGGGGCTGTATAGCCGCGATGCCATGCGCCAGCTGCGCGAAGAGACCGGCATCGCCTATCGTCGCTTGTCGCGCGGCATCCTGACCCTGCATTACAGTGCCGGACAGCTGGCCCAGGCGGAACGGACCGCGGCGCGCATGCGCCAGGCCGGCGTCGACAAGCGCATCCTGATGCCCGATCAGCTGCTGGCGCTGGAGCCGGCGCTGGAGCCGGTGCTGCCGCAGCTGGCTGGCGCCAGCTGGTGTCCGGATGACGAGTCAGGCGACGTGCACCTGTTCACGCGCGGCGTAGCGGAGGCCGCGGCGGGACTGGGCGTGGCCTTCCGTTACAATACGCGGGTCAATGCCTTGGACCTGGTCGATGGCGCCATCGGCGGGGTGTCGGTGACGGGGCCGGACGGCGCTTACGACCGGATCACGGCGGACGCCTATGTGCTGGCGCTGGGCAGCCATTCCCCCTTGCTCACCGCGCCGCTGGGCCTGCGGCTGCCCATCTATCCGGCCAAGGGTTATTCCGCCACGGTGCCGATCAAGAGCATCGCCTCGGCGCCCATGGTCAGCATCACCGACGAGGCGCACAAGCTGGTGTTCAGCCGGCTGGGCGACGAGCTGCGCATCGCCGGCACGGCGGAGCTGTCCGGCTATTGCTCCAGCCTCAATCTGACGCGCTGCGAGGCCTTGCTGCGGCGAGGCCGCGCCCTGTTTCCAGAGGCTTGCGCCTGGGAGCGAGCCCGCTTCTGGAGCGGCCTGCGGCCGGCCACGCCGGGCAATGTGCCCTTGATCGGCAAGAGCGGCATCGGCCGCTTGTATTTGAATACCGGCCACGGCACGCTGGGCTGGACCGAGGCCGCCGGCTCGGGCCGCGCGCTGGCCGAGATCATCAGCGGTCTGCGGCCGCAGCTGGATTTCGCCTTTCGCGGTTTGTGA
- the erpA gene encoding iron-sulfur cluster insertion protein ErpA — translation MPCPINFTDSACAKVQDLIAEEGNPDLKLRVFVTGGGCSGFQYGFTFDEIANEDDTAIERQGVTFLVDPMSYQYLVGAEIDYQESLEGSQFVIRNPNATTTCGCGSSFSV, via the coding sequence ATGCCGTGCCCGATCAACTTCACCGACAGCGCTTGCGCCAAGGTGCAGGATCTGATCGCGGAAGAGGGCAATCCCGACCTGAAACTGCGCGTCTTCGTCACCGGCGGCGGCTGTTCCGGTTTCCAGTACGGCTTCACCTTCGACGAGATCGCCAATGAGGACGACACCGCGATCGAGCGTCAGGGCGTGACCTTCCTGGTGGATCCGATGAGCTACCAATATCTGGTGGGCGCGGAGATCGACTATCAGGAGAGCCTGGAAGGCTCCCAGTTCGTGATCCGCAACCCGAATGCCACCACCACTTGTGGTTGTGGTTCTTCGTTCTCGGTGTGA
- the plsY gene encoding glycerol-3-phosphate 1-O-acyltransferase PlsY, whose product MTTTAFAFVLAAYLIGSLSFAVIVSKAMGMADPRSYGSGNPGATNVLRSGKKLAAALTLLGDGVKGWVAVALAAWLGPRYGLGEQGIALCALAVLFGHMWPVFFGFKGGKGVATAVGILFGISAPLALAAIATWLFMAFVVKISSLSAIVACVLVPVYAFFILGPHSVYFGTCIIIAIVVIHRHKSNLIKLMTGEEDKIGNKSDAS is encoded by the coding sequence ATGACCACGACCGCATTCGCTTTCGTCCTAGCGGCCTATCTGATCGGCTCGCTGTCTTTCGCCGTGATTGTCAGCAAGGCGATGGGCATGGCCGACCCGCGCAGCTATGGCTCGGGCAACCCCGGCGCCACCAATGTGCTGCGCAGCGGCAAGAAATTGGCCGCCGCGCTGACTTTGCTGGGCGACGGCGTGAAGGGCTGGGTGGCGGTGGCGCTGGCGGCCTGGCTGGGGCCGCGTTATGGCCTGGGCGAGCAGGGCATCGCGCTGTGCGCGCTGGCCGTGCTGTTCGGCCATATGTGGCCGGTTTTCTTCGGCTTCAAGGGCGGCAAGGGCGTGGCCACCGCCGTCGGCATCTTGTTCGGGATCAGCGCGCCGCTGGCGCTGGCGGCCATCGCTACCTGGCTGTTCATGGCCTTCGTGGTGAAGATTTCCTCGCTGTCCGCCATCGTCGCCTGCGTGCTGGTGCCGGTGTACGCCTTTTTCATCCTCGGGCCGCACAGCGTTTACTTCGGCACCTGCATCATCATCGCCATCGTGGTGATACACCGCCACAAGTCCAATCTGATCAAACTGATGACCGGCGAGGAAGACAAGATAGGCAATAAGAGCGACGCCAGCTGA
- the rplM gene encoding 50S ribosomal protein L13, whose protein sequence is MKTFSAKPHEVKREWYVVDAADKVLGRLAAEIARRLRGKHKPEFTPHVDTGDFIVVVNVEKLRVTGTKAQDKKYYRHSGYPGGIYERTFTELQNQFPERVLEKAVKGMLPKGPLGYAMIKKLKVYSGSEHPHAAQQPKVLEI, encoded by the coding sequence ATGAAGACCTTTTCTGCCAAGCCGCATGAGGTAAAGCGCGAGTGGTACGTGGTCGACGCCGCCGATAAGGTGCTGGGTCGCCTGGCTGCCGAAATCGCCCGCCGCCTGCGTGGCAAACACAAGCCGGAATTCACTCCTCACGTTGACACCGGCGATTTCATCGTCGTGGTGAACGTCGAGAAGCTGCGCGTCACCGGCACCAAGGCTCAAGACAAGAAGTACTACCGTCACTCCGGCTACCCGGGCGGTATCTACGAGCGCACCTTCACCGAACTGCAAAACCAGTTCCCGGAACGCGTTCTGGAAAAGGCCGTGAAAGGCATGCTGCCGAAGGGCCCGCTGGGCTACGCCATGATCAAGAAGCTCAAGGTGTACTCCGGTTCCGAGCACCCGCACGCCGCCCAACAGCCCAAAGTGCTGGAAATCTGA
- the lepB gene encoding signal peptidase I, which yields MKNWLRNNRGFLVFLLLFGLFRTAVADWNPIPSGSMRPTLLEGDVVLVNRLAYDLKLPLSNIILYRTGEPQRGDIVTFSSPKDGTRLIKRLVAVPGDTVEMRHEELVINGRAAHYQPLQQLNETVADNVTLPALRLRESGVLPAHRVQWLAGVNARSSFGPMTIPPGQYLMLGDNRDNSADSRYIGLVPRNLLIGRAVGVIASADITGDWMPRWSRFASDFH from the coding sequence ATGAAGAATTGGCTGCGCAATAATCGAGGCTTCCTGGTGTTCCTGCTGCTGTTCGGCCTGTTCCGCACCGCGGTGGCGGACTGGAACCCCATCCCATCCGGCTCCATGCGCCCCACCTTGCTGGAGGGCGACGTGGTGCTGGTGAACCGGCTGGCCTATGACCTGAAGCTGCCGCTAAGCAATATCATCCTGTATCGCACCGGCGAGCCGCAGCGCGGCGACATCGTCACCTTCTCCTCGCCCAAGGACGGCACGCGGCTGATCAAGCGCCTGGTCGCCGTGCCCGGCGACACGGTGGAAATGCGCCATGAGGAACTGGTCATCAATGGCCGCGCCGCCCATTACCAGCCCTTGCAGCAATTGAACGAAACCGTGGCGGACAACGTCACCCTGCCCGCGCTGCGGCTGCGGGAAAGCGGCGTGCTGCCGGCGCACCGCGTGCAATGGCTGGCCGGTGTCAACGCCCGCAGCAGCTTCGGTCCGATGACCATTCCGCCCGGCCAGTACCTGATGCTGGGCGACAACCGCGACAACAGCGCCGACTCGCGTTACATCGGCCTGGTGCCGCGCAATCTGCTCATAGGCCGCGCTGTCGGCGTCATCGCCTCGGCCGACATCACCGGCGACTGGATGCCGCGCTGGAGCCGCTTCGCCAGCGACTTCCATTAA
- a CDS encoding phosphopentomutase has protein sequence MKRAIIIILDSLGIGAAADAVKFGDAGSNTLGHIAMEAAAGRADVGRSGPLKLPNLSKMGLAHACQLSSGYFPEGMGPAAPLAAYGYAREISSGKDTPSGHWEIAGVPVLFDWGYFSEHDNSFPQELLDAIVAKAGLPGYLGNCHASGTEILDRLGEEHMQTGKPIFYTSADSVFQIACHEETYGLDKLYELCKITRELLEPYNIGRVIARPFIGEGKGKFARTGNRKDLAVEPPAPTVLKKLADAGGDVVSIGKIADIYAHVGITHKHKATGFDQLWDATLTAMDQHKDKPAIIMANFVDFDSSYGHRRNTAGYAAALEEFDARLPEVMAALGDDDILILSADHGCDPTWPGTDHTREHIPVLCYGKTVKPGSVGERTTFADIGQSVASHLGLPPMDYGTSFLA, from the coding sequence ATGAAACGCGCAATTATCATTATTCTGGATTCGCTGGGCATAGGCGCGGCGGCGGATGCCGTCAAGTTTGGCGACGCCGGCAGCAACACCTTGGGCCACATCGCGATGGAGGCGGCCGCCGGCCGCGCCGACGTGGGCCGCAGCGGCCCGCTGAAGCTGCCCAATCTGTCCAAGATGGGCCTGGCCCACGCCTGCCAGCTGTCGTCCGGCTACTTCCCGGAAGGGATGGGTCCGGCCGCGCCGCTGGCGGCCTACGGCTATGCCCGCGAAATCTCCAGCGGCAAGGACACGCCGTCCGGCCACTGGGAAATCGCCGGGGTGCCGGTCTTGTTCGACTGGGGCTATTTCAGCGAGCACGACAATAGCTTCCCGCAGGAGTTGTTGGACGCCATCGTGGCCAAGGCCGGCCTGCCTGGCTATCTGGGCAACTGCCATGCTTCCGGCACCGAGATTCTGGACCGCCTGGGCGAAGAGCACATGCAGACCGGCAAGCCGATTTTCTACACCTCGGCCGACTCGGTGTTCCAGATCGCCTGCCATGAAGAGACCTATGGCCTCGACAAGCTGTACGAGCTGTGCAAGATCACCCGCGAGCTGTTGGAGCCGTACAATATCGGCCGCGTGATCGCCCGCCCGTTCATCGGCGAAGGCAAGGGCAAGTTCGCCCGCACCGGCAACCGCAAGGACCTGGCGGTGGAGCCGCCGGCTCCCACGGTGCTGAAAAAGCTGGCCGATGCCGGCGGCGACGTGGTGTCCATCGGCAAGATCGCGGACATCTACGCCCATGTCGGCATCACCCACAAACACAAGGCCACCGGCTTTGACCAGCTGTGGGATGCCACGCTGACGGCGATGGATCAGCACAAGGACAAGCCGGCCATCATCATGGCCAACTTCGTCGATTTCGATTCCAGCTACGGCCATCGCCGCAATACCGCCGGCTACGCCGCCGCGTTGGAGGAGTTCGACGCGCGCTTGCCGGAAGTGATGGCCGCGCTGGGCGACGACGACATCCTGATCCTGTCGGCCGACCATGGCTGCGATCCGACCTGGCCGGGCACCGACCACACGCGCGAGCATATCCCGGTGCTGTGCTACGGCAAGACGGTGAAGCCGGGCAGCGTGGGCGAGCGAACCACCTTCGCCGACATCGGTCAGAGCGTGGCCAGCCACCTGGGCCTGCCGCCGATGGACTACGGTACGTCCTTCCTCGCCTGA
- the deoC gene encoding deoxyribose-phosphate aldolase, whose amino-acid sequence MSALIEAARRALSLMDLTTLNDDDTDAKVIALCQKAKSQDGAVAAVCVFPRFVPIAKKTLREAGCPDVLVATVTNFPHGNDDVAIAVAETRAAIAYGADEVDVVFPYRALMAGNRDIGFELVKACKEACGGKLLKVIIESGELKEPALIREASEISIRAGADFIKTSTGKVPVNATLEAADVMLNVIKEQGGKCGFKAAGGVKSAAEAKQYLDLAGGLLGDAWVNADHFRFGASSLLANLQIEIAGGVAKQTSGY is encoded by the coding sequence ATGTCTGCATTGATTGAAGCCGCGCGCCGCGCGCTGTCCCTGATGGACCTGACCACCCTCAACGACGACGATACCGACGCCAAGGTGATCGCGCTGTGTCAGAAAGCCAAGAGCCAGGACGGCGCCGTGGCCGCCGTGTGCGTGTTCCCGCGCTTCGTGCCCATCGCCAAGAAGACGCTGCGCGAAGCCGGTTGCCCGGACGTGCTGGTGGCCACCGTCACCAACTTCCCGCACGGCAATGACGACGTCGCCATCGCCGTGGCCGAAACGCGCGCCGCCATCGCTTACGGCGCCGACGAAGTGGACGTGGTGTTCCCGTACCGCGCGCTGATGGCCGGCAACCGCGACATCGGCTTCGAGCTGGTCAAGGCCTGCAAGGAAGCCTGCGGCGGCAAGCTCTTGAAAGTCATCATCGAGAGCGGCGAGCTGAAAGAGCCGGCGTTGATCCGCGAAGCCAGCGAGATCTCCATCCGCGCCGGCGCCGACTTCATCAAGACCTCCACCGGCAAGGTGCCGGTCAACGCCACGCTGGAAGCGGCGGACGTGATGCTGAACGTGATCAAGGAGCAGGGCGGCAAGTGCGGCTTCAAGGCCGCCGGCGGCGTGAAGAGCGCGGCCGAGGCCAAGCAATACCTGGACCTGGCCGGCGGCCTGCTGGGCGACGCCTGGGTCAACGCCGATCATTTCCGTTTCGGCGCCTCCAGCCTGCTGGCCAATCTGCAGATCGAGATCGCCGGCGGCGTGGCCAAGCAAACCAGCGGTTACTGA
- the deoD gene encoding purine-nucleoside phosphorylase, whose product MATPHINAKDGAFAETVLMPGDPLRAQMIAETFLEGAELVTNVRNVFGYTGTYKGKRLSVMAHGMGIPSASIYTTELIKDYGVKNIIRIGSCGAVTPDIKLRELFIAMGASTDSKVNRMRFNDHDYAAIADYTLLRTLVDTAAEQGKSVTVGNVFSADLFYGVQPNMLDVLAKMQVNVIEMELAGIYAVAAQYGARAAGILTVSDIIPTGEATSAEERQTSFRDMMEVALDAAIKL is encoded by the coding sequence ATGGCCACCCCGCATATCAACGCCAAAGACGGCGCTTTCGCTGAAACCGTACTGATGCCGGGCGATCCGCTGCGCGCGCAGATGATCGCCGAAACCTTTCTGGAAGGCGCCGAGCTGGTCACCAACGTGCGCAATGTGTTTGGCTACACCGGCACCTACAAGGGCAAGCGCCTGTCGGTGATGGCGCACGGCATGGGCATTCCGTCCGCCAGCATCTACACCACTGAGCTGATCAAGGACTACGGCGTCAAGAACATCATCCGCATCGGCTCCTGCGGCGCGGTCACGCCTGACATCAAGCTGCGCGAGCTGTTCATCGCCATGGGCGCCTCCACCGACAGCAAGGTGAACCGCATGCGCTTCAACGATCACGACTACGCCGCCATCGCCGACTACACCTTGCTGCGCACGCTGGTGGACACTGCCGCCGAGCAGGGCAAGAGCGTGACCGTGGGCAATGTGTTCTCCGCCGACCTGTTCTACGGCGTGCAGCCCAATATGCTGGACGTGCTGGCCAAGATGCAGGTCAACGTGATCGAAATGGAGCTGGCCGGCATCTACGCCGTGGCGGCCCAGTATGGCGCGCGCGCGGCCGGCATTCTGACCGTGTCCGACATCATCCCGACCGGCGAGGCCACTAGCGCCGAGGAGCGCCAGACTTCCTTCCGCGACATGATGGAAGTGGCGCTGGACGCGGCGATCAAGCTGTAA
- a CDS encoding group II truncated hemoglobin has translation MSDVQEMTPYQLLGGEGVVRWLAERFYDIMDKEPEVKALRDMHPADLAGSRQKLFMFLSGWLGGPALYMEAFGHPRLRMRHMPFAVNDVARDQWMRCMRQAVDELVVEDWLKEKLLKAFYNTADFMRNC, from the coding sequence ATGAGCGATGTGCAGGAAATGACGCCGTATCAGCTGTTGGGCGGCGAAGGGGTGGTGCGTTGGCTGGCTGAGCGGTTTTACGACATCATGGACAAGGAGCCTGAGGTGAAGGCGCTGCGCGACATGCATCCGGCCGATCTGGCGGGGTCCAGGCAGAAACTGTTCATGTTTCTGTCCGGCTGGCTGGGCGGCCCAGCCTTGTACATGGAAGCTTTCGGCCATCCGCGGTTGCGCATGCGCCATATGCCGTTTGCCGTCAATGACGTCGCGCGCGACCAGTGGATGCGCTGCATGCGACAGGCGGTGGATGAGCTGGTGGTGGAGGATTGGCTGAAGGAAAAACTGCTGAAAGCTTTCTACAATACCGCTGATTTCATGCGAAATTGTTAA
- a CDS encoding CheR family methyltransferase yields MNKLPPVVLPKIEFNREFAFSDGDFERIRKLIYKEAGISLNPSKKDMVYGRLVRRIRELKLPGFAAYVDFLESLGGKREFEQFVNALTTNLTFFFREEHHFPILSEHLKKKVAAGGELSIWCAAASTGEEPYSLAITALEAFPGITRPAITVLATDLDTSVLETGRKGIYSADKIARLPAGHAVKYFDKLPDGSYQAKQVLRNMITFQRLNLVEASWSVRKQFDAIFCRNVMIYFDRDTQFSVLKRFAPLLKPDGLLFVGHSENFYFASDYFHLRGKTVYEHAKSK; encoded by the coding sequence ATGAACAAACTGCCGCCGGTGGTATTGCCCAAGATCGAATTCAACCGCGAGTTCGCGTTCAGCGACGGCGATTTCGAGCGCATCCGCAAGCTGATCTACAAGGAGGCGGGAATTTCGCTCAACCCGTCGAAGAAGGACATGGTGTATGGCCGGCTGGTGCGCCGCATCCGCGAGTTGAAGCTGCCCGGCTTTGCCGCTTACGTCGACTTCCTGGAGTCCCTGGGCGGCAAGCGAGAGTTTGAGCAATTCGTCAACGCGCTGACTACCAATCTGACCTTTTTCTTCCGCGAGGAGCACCACTTCCCGATTCTGTCCGAGCATTTGAAGAAGAAGGTCGCCGCCGGCGGCGAGCTGTCCATCTGGTGCGCGGCGGCGTCTACCGGCGAAGAGCCGTATTCGCTGGCCATTACCGCGTTGGAGGCGTTTCCGGGCATCACCCGTCCCGCCATCACGGTGCTGGCTACCGATCTCGATACCAGCGTGTTGGAAACGGGGCGCAAGGGCATCTATTCGGCGGACAAGATCGCGCGCTTGCCGGCCGGCCACGCGGTCAAATACTTCGACAAGCTGCCCGACGGCAGCTATCAGGCCAAGCAGGTATTGCGCAATATGATCACTTTCCAGCGCCTGAACCTGGTGGAGGCCAGCTGGTCGGTACGCAAGCAGTTCGACGCCATTTTCTGCCGCAACGTGATGATTTACTTCGACCGCGATACCCAGTTCAGCGTGCTCAAACGCTTTGCGCCGCTGCTGAAGCCCGATGGACTCTTGTTCGTCGGCCATTCGGAAAACTTCTATTTCGCTTCCGACTACTTCCACCTGCGCGGCAAGACTGTGTACGAGCACGCGAAAAGCAAATAG